One window from the genome of Anticarsia gemmatalis isolate Benzon Research Colony breed Stoneville strain chromosome 8, ilAntGemm2 primary, whole genome shotgun sequence encodes:
- the LOC142974646 gene encoding ecdysone oxidase-like gives MQCYNSSCTAPSAGIASTAFASAVQFFAAAQCITNRVFPEGDLNFETFDFIIVGAGSTGCVLANRLSEVKHWNILLIEVGGDPPIEADIPAYHFDLYETKYNWGYKTTYNGITNRANINGSIDWPRGRMIGGSSNINAMIYIQGNDADYQKWCDAGNSEWCVRNVRRCFKKAESFQDMNLDRNPYMKNHYGHSGPLVINTFNSTDRMNSQQVLSAYREIGIDNVPDINVAQAFGSGITRVTSSNGERNSISKAYLEPVKNRPNLRIMKNALVTKILTNGIRQAYGVTVDQNGKQFTIYAIKEVIVSAGSINSPQLLMLSGIGPRKHLKSHNIKTVVDLPMVGQNLMDHSLVQVNIFADEPNAVTEADLQFDVIKYFYNRTGRLAEFRIYDILAFFSLNKFASYPDFEVYLVKHRKNTSTLKDILVNLNKLKDVVVDSLVELNKKYALYSFQISQLHPYSRGNISLNSNNPKDFPLIYPNYFSDPRDLDILVSGIEKLTEILNTRFFKSVRAFLPRITWPECDKFKLGSRNYWKCVCINIVGTVYHPVGTCKMGTGPSNSVVSGRLKVHGVDNLRVIDASVMPSHISGNTNGPCVMIGERASEIIKEDYGEW, from the exons atgcagtg TTACAATTCATCATGTACTGCGCCTTCAGCCGGAATAGCGTCAACAGCGTTTGCATCTGCCGTGCAATTCTTTGCGGCGGCACAATGTATCACAAATCGTGTCTTTCCTGAAGGAGATTTAA ATTTCGAAACATTTGACTTCATAATAGTGGGGGCTGGTAGTACAGGATGTGTGTTAGCTAATCGGCTTAGTGAAGTAAAACACTGGAACATATTACTCATAGAAGTTGGGGGTGACCCGCCCATAGAAGCTGAT ATCCCCGCTTACCACTTCGATTTATatgaaactaaatataattgGGGCTACAAAACTACGTACAATGGTATAACTAATCGAGCTAATATAAACGGATCCATTGACTGGCCAAGAGGAAGGATGATTGGAGGTAGCAGTAATATCAACGCAATGATTTACATACAAGGCAATGACGCAGACTATCAGAAATGGTGCGACGCGGGCAATTCTGAATGGTGCGTGAGGAATGTAAGAAGATGTTTTAAGAAGGCAGAAAGCTTCCAAGATATGAATTTGGATCGAAATCCATATATGAAGAACCATTATGGACATAGTGGACCTCTTGTTATCAATACGTTTAATAGTACAGATAGAATGAATTCTCAGCAAGTATTATCAGCGTATAGAGAAATTGGGATCGATAATGTTCCAGATATTAATGTTGCACAAGCATTCGGTTCTGGTATTACTCGAGTAACAAGTTCTAATGGAGAAAGAAATAGTATCAGTAAGGCATACTTAGAACCGGTGAAAAATAGACCAAACTTAAGAATAATGAAAAATGCTTTAGTgactaaaatattaactaatgGTATTAGACAAGCTTACGGAGTTACAGTGGACCAAAATGGTAAACAATTTACAATATATGCGATCAAAGAAGTGATTGTGAGCGCCGGTTCTATCAACTCTCCACAATTGCTTATGTTATCTGGTATAGGCCCAAGAAAACATTTGaaatcacataatataaaaacagtGGTCGATTTACCAATGGTTGGGCAAAACCTTATGGACCATTCTCTTgtacaagtaaatatatttgcTGATGAACCTAATGCAGTGACAGAAGCTGATTTACAATTTGAcgttataaaatacttttataatcgCACAGGAAGATTAGCAGAATTTAggatttatgatattttagcatttttttcaTTGAACAAGTTTGCGTCATATCCAGATTTTGAAGTTTATTTAGTGAAACATAGGAAAAATACTAGCACTCTAAAAGATATATTGGTCaacttgaataaattaaaagatgTCGTTGTAGATTCTTTGGTAGAACTGAACAAAAAATACGCTCTTTATTCATTCCAAATAAGCCAACTACATCCATATTCACGGggaaatatttctttaaattcaaACAACCCTAAAGACTTCCCACTAATATATCCAAACTACTTCAGTGATCCCAGAGATTTGGATATATTAGTGTCAGGTATTGAAAAACTGACCGAAATACTAAATACTAGGTTTTTCAAATCTGTCAGAGCTTTCCTGCCAAGAATCACTTGGCCGGAATGTGATAAATTCAAATTAGGTTCAAGAAATTATTGGAAATGTGTTTGTATCAATATAGTAGGTACGGTGTATCATCCAGTAGGTACTTGTAAAATGGGAACAGGCCCTAGTAACTCGGTAGTGAGCGGTAGACTGAAAGTCCATGGAGTAGACAACCTTCGCGTGATAGATGCTAGTGTAATGCCTAGTCATATAAGTGGTAATACAAATGGACCTTGCGTGATGATCGGAGAAAGAGCTTCTGAAATTATAAAAGAAGATTACGGTGAATGGTga